Part of the Companilactobacillus zhachilii genome is shown below.
ATCCAACAATTGCTTAATAATTTCAAAATGCGTCTGTGTGGGTGTATGAACGAATACTGCCAATGGTTTTTCTGCAATTAATTCATCCAAAGTCTGGTGAAAATGTTTAAAGCCGTACTTCTTTTCCAACATCTCACCTTTTGTGGAATTCCTTGTCGTTAAATGCCATTCAAACTTATCCTGCATCGTTGCCATCACTGGCAAATATGCCTTCTGTGCAATATTTCCTAATCCAATCACACCAATTTTTTCCATAGTCTCACCTCAAGTTAATATTCATTGAACAGTTGCAAATGTTCTTTGAGATACTGTCCGGTTAAGCTGGCAGGATTATCTGCAACCGTTTTCGGAGTACCCGTTGCAACAATTTTACCACCATTCACGCCACCTTCGGGACCTAAATCGTTGATATAATCTGCATTGGCAATAATATCCAAATCATGTTCGATCACAATGATTGTTGCATGCTTTTTCAACAATTTATTGAAAACATCTAACAGCACACCAACATCTTTTGGATGCAAGCCGACACTAGGTTCATCAAAGATAAATAACTGATTTTTTTGACTGTGCTTCATAAATGTAACTAATTTCATTCTTTGAGCTTCACCACCAGATAAGGTAGGTGTACTTTCACCAAGCTTGAGATAACTTAAACCGATACTGATCAAAACATCCAGCGTATTTTTAATATTTGGTACATCTTGGAAAAAGTCAGCCGCTTCCTTAACGGACATATCGAGAATCTCTGCAATATTTTTCCCATGCCAAGTAATATCCAAAATATCCTTCTTATAACGATTACCATGGCAAACAGGACATGTTTGGACCATATCAGGTAAATACTGAATATCTAAGGTAATGACACCTGTACCGCCACAGTTAGGACAAGCACCTTGCTTATTATTGTATGAGAAGTATGTTGGTGTAAATTTCTTAGCCTTTGCTTCTGGAGTTTCAGCAAATAACTTACGTAAGTGATCCAAAATTTTGGTATAAGTCCCAACAGTGGAACGGACGTTTTTCCCAATTGGCACTGAATCAACTTTAACGATATTTTTTATATCAGCGGTTTCGACCGACTTAACAAAATTAGGCAATTTTTCACCTTCAATTTTATCGGTCAACGCTGGCAATAAACTGTCAAAAATCAAGGTTGTTTTACCAGATCCAGACATTCCTGAAACTAAATTGAGTGATTCCTTACTAAATTTTGCTGTCAAATCGTGAATGTTATGTCGATCTTTAATTGACACACTTATCGTGCCATTTTGAAATGGTTTAGTTGCTTTGTGTTTGATAATATCAGCCGTTCCATTCAAATAAGGTTGAATTACTGACTCTTTTTCAGCTTTGATTTGCTCAACCGTACCTTGGCTAATAATTCGGCCGCCATCACTACCTGAGTCAGGACCAATTTCAATCACATAATCAGCTGCCGCAATAATACTTGTATCATGATCAACCACGATTAGTGAATTACCCAAACGAACTAACTCACGCAAAATTTTAATCAAACCGTCAACGTTGGCCGCGTGAAGTCCAACACTAGGTTCGTCAAGGACATACAAAACTCCTGTCATTTGGTTCCGAATTGTTCGTGCTAATTGGATTCGTTGCAATTCACCAGTCGACAATGTATTTCCAGCTCGCGAAATTGACAAGTAATTCAAACCTAAATCTACGATCGGTGCTAACAAATCTAATAATTCAGTCGTCAAATTCTTACCCAAAGCCTGCATATCGGTTGGTAGCCAAGCCATTACTTTTTGACAAAATCCCTGTAATTCAGAAATAGTAAAGTTGGATACTTCAGCAATATTTTTACCAACTAACTGATTGCTAAATAATTTAGGATTGAAGCGACTACCATGACAATCTGGACAA
Proteins encoded:
- a CDS encoding excinuclease ABC subunit UvrA; translated protein: MTIRHKNYIPDNIEVTGANANNLKNIDVEIPLNSFVAITGVSGSGKSSLAMDTIYAEGARKYLNALSTYTRRRITQMGRSDVKDIKNLPSTIALRQRPVVPSVRSTVGTMTESLNILRLMFSRLASVVCPNGHRLDPTLKISEAMDLPTSDENMGMITCPVCGVKFMNFGAEDFAFNSDGACPTCQETGFLKEIEIDKIIPDESLTIDEGAIRSWNLPGRTLQKEIIKELGVRTDVPFKDLTDKEKDIVINGPEQKKEILVPTKTGRSFRLNALYENAVTAVKNSLKSTKNENTLTRLERFYSEKVCPDCHGSRFNPKLFSNQLVGKNIAEVSNFTISELQGFCQKVMAWLPTDMQALGKNLTTELLDLLAPIVDLGLNYLSISRAGNTLSTGELQRIQLARTIRNQMTGVLYVLDEPSVGLHAANVDGLIKILRELVRLGNSLIVVDHDTSIIAAADYVIEIGPDSGSDGGRIISQGTVEQIKAEKESVIQPYLNGTADIIKHKATKPFQNGTISVSIKDRHNIHDLTAKFSKESLNLVSGMSGSGKTTLIFDSLLPALTDKIEGEKLPNFVKSVETADIKNIVKVDSVPIGKNVRSTVGTYTKILDHLRKLFAETPEAKAKKFTPTYFSYNNKQGACPNCGGTGVITLDIQYLPDMVQTCPVCHGNRYKKDILDITWHGKNIAEILDMSVKEAADFFQDVPNIKNTLDVLISIGLSYLKLGESTPTLSGGEAQRMKLVTFMKHSQKNQLFIFDEPSVGLHPKDVGVLLDVFNKLLKKHATIIVIEHDLDIIANADYINDLGPEGGVNGGKIVATGTPKTVADNPASLTGQYLKEHLQLFNEY